AGGTGCTGCGCGCCAACGACCAGTGGATTCTCTTCGACTTCGAAGGCGAGCCCGCGCGCTCCTTCACCTCGCGCCGGGAGAAGTACAGCGCGCTGCGCGACGTGGCCGGAATGATTCGCTCGTTCGACTACGCGGAGGCCACCGTGTCCCTGGAGGGCGGGACGCCCCACGAACGCGTGGGGCCCATCCGTGACGCCTTCGTGGAGGGCTACAAGCAGGTGACGCGCGGGGCAGCGTTCCTCCCCACGGATGAAGGCGCCTTCGACATCATGCTTCGTGCCTTCGAACTGGAGAAGCTGCTCTACGAAGTGCGATACGAACTGCAGAACCGGCCCGACTGGGTGCGCATCCCCGTGTCGGCCCTTTTGCGCATGGAGGCACCCCAGTGAGGAAGCCAGCCGACAAGGCCCAGGTCGACGCGGAGGTTCAGCGCGTCGTGGAGTTGAGGCATCCGGAGCCCCACTCCGTCCTCGGCATCCACCCGGATGGGGATGGCGTGGTGATTCGCGCCTTCCGCCCGGACGCCGTGGCCCTCCACGTGCTGCCGGAGTCGGGTGGCCGCGTCGCGATGACGCACCGGCAGGGCGGCGTCTTCGAGGCCCGCATCAACGGCAAGGACCAGACGTTCAACTACCTGCTGGAGGTGGAGTACCCCGGCAAGCGCGTCTTCACGCTCCGCGACCCGTACAGCTTCCTCCCCACCCTGGGTGAGATGGACCTGTACTACGCCGGTGAAGGGCGCCACGAGCGGCTCTGGGAGCGCATGGGCGCGCACCTGCTCCACCACAACGGCGTGCGTGGCACCTCCTTCGCGGTGTGGGCCCCCACCGCCGCGGGCGTGTCCGTGGTGGGTGACTTCAACGGCTGGGACGGCCGGCTGCATTCGATGCGCCGCATGGGCTCGTCCGGCATCTGGGAGCTCTTCGTTCCCGAAGTCGGAGAGGGCACGCGCTACAAGTTCGAGATTCGCCCGGGCCAGGGAGGCGCCAACGTCCTCAAGGCGGACCCCTTCGCCTTCCGCACCGAGGTCCCCCCGGCCACCGCGTCCGTGGTCCATGACCTGGCGCGCTACCAGTGGAACGACGCGGCCTGGTTGGATCAGCGCGCGCAGCGGCATGACGTGCACCACCAGCCGTGGAGCGTCTACGAGATTCACCTGGGAAGCTGGCGGCGCGTGGTGGAGGACGGCGACCGGCCCATGACGTACCGCGAGCTGGCCCCCGCGCTGGCCGAGTACATCAAGTTCACCGGCTTCACCCACGTGGAGCTGCTCCCCGTCGCCGAGCACCCCTATGGCGGCTCCTGGGGCTATCAGGTCGGCGGCTATTACGCCCCCACGGCGCGCTTCGGCCACCCGGATGACCTGCGGTTCTTCATCGACCACATGCACCAGGAAGGCATCGGGGTGCTCGTGGACTGGGTGCCCGGCCACTTCCCCCGGGACTTGCACGCGCTGGGACAGTTCGACGGAACGTCGCTGTACGAGCACGCGGACCCGCGCAAGGGCGCGCAGCCGGACTGGGGCACGCTGGTCTTCAACTTCGGACGCAACGAGGTCCGCAACTTCCTCATCGCCAACGCGCTGTTCTGGATCGAGGAGTACCACATCGATGGTCTGCGCGTGGACGCGGTCGCGTCGATGCTCTACCTCGACTACAGCCGCAAGCAGGGCGAATGGATTCCCAACCGCTGGGGTGGCCGGGAGAATGAAGAGGCCATCCACTTCATGCGCGAGCTGAACGAGACGGTCCGCCGGAAGCACCCGGGCGTCGTCGTCATCGCGGAGGAGTCCACGGCGTGGCCCAAGGTCTCCTCGCCCGTGGAGGAAGGCGGGCTGGGCTTCCACTTCAAGTGGAACATGGGGTGGATGCACGACACGTTGTCGTACTTCAGCAAGGACCCCATCTACCGGCAGTACCACCACAACCAGCTCACCTTTGGTCTGCTGTACGCGTTCAGCGAGCACTTCATGCTGCCGCTGAGCCATGACGAGGTGGTCCACGGCAAGGGCAGCCTCTATGGCCGCATGCCGGGAGACCCGTGGCAGAAGCGGGCCAACCTGCGTGCGCTGTTCGCCTGGATGTGGGCCCACCCCGGCAAGAAGCTGGTGTTCATGGGCGGCGAGTTCGGCCAGCCGGCGGAGTGGAACCACGACAAGAGCCTGGACTGGCACCTCACGCACGAGCCCGGGCATCGCGGCATCCTCCTGTTGATGGCGGACCTCAACCGCATCTACCGGGACATGCCGGCGCTGTATGACGCGGACAGCGAGCCCATGGGCTTCCAGTGGCTCCAGCCGGACGCGGCGGCGGACAACGTCTTCGCCTTCGTCCGGCGGTCGCGCCAGCCAGGGCGCCACGTGGTGTGTATCGCCAACCTGTCGCCGGCCGTGCGCGAGAACTACCGCGTGGGCTTCCCGCTCCAGGGCCGCTACGTGGAGCTGCTCAACACGGACGCCGAACAGTACGGCGGCTCCAACCGCGGCAACATGGGGCAGCTCCAGACCGAGCCCACGGGCTGGGATGGTCAGCCCGCCTCGGCCACCATCACCCTGCCCCCGCTGTCCGTGCTGTGGTTCACGCCGGGCTAGAGCGTGTCAGCCCATCAGAGTCCGAGGCGGATGTCGGCGAGGTGCACCCTCGCCGGCATCTGCCGTGACCGGCGGGGCGCCGAAGACGTTCAGGACAGGGTGACGGGGCGCATCGCGCCGGCATGTGGGAACTTCCCCTGCCGGTACGCAGCGTAATAGCCGGCAAGCTCCTCATGGGAGCCGGCAATGAACGGCCCCCGCGCCACCGCTGAGACGTTCTGCGGCTGCCCTGCATAGAGCAGAAGACGGGCGCCGACGTCACCTGCCTGCAGCCGGAGCGAACTCTCCTCGTCACCCGCCGGACGGGTCCAGCCGACGTCGCCGACGCGCAGCGTCTCGGCGTTGTTTCCGGCCGTCACCTGGCCATCGAGCATCACGGCGAAGGCGTTGTAGGTGGCCGGGAAGCGCGGTTCGAAAGCGGCCCCCGCCTCCAGGCGATCATCGATCAGCGTGACCGGAACCGCGTTCATCGTCGGCGCGGTCAAGCCCGCCAAGTCGCCGCTGAAGAGGGTCGCCGAGACACCCGGTTCGACATGCACCGGCATCGCGCCCTTTCGCAGGATTTGCACCCGCGGGGCCATGTTGCGCTGCTTTTCGGGAAGGAGCAGCCAAAGTTGCAGGAGACGCATCCCCGTCGACACCCTCGCGTTCTCGGCATGAACGATGCCGCTGCCCGCCGTCATCCATTCAACGTCGCCCTCCTCCAGGCGGCCGCCGGAATCCTCCATCGTACCGTGGAGCATGAAGGTCACCGTCTCCAGGCCGGCATGTGGATGCGCCTCGCCGAACGGCCCCTCCAAGGTGATGTTGTCGTCGGCCATCAGGAAGAACGGGTCCGTGGAAGGCAGGTCGCCCGGAGCCACGACCAGCGCGGCCTTGTGCCGCTCGCCGTCGAAGCCCGGCCCCAGCGCAGGCGTCCTGGTCACACGGTCGATGGTTCTCTGAAGCATGGGCCAGGTCCTCACGTGGGTTCGAGGCAGTCCTTGAAAGCTCAAGTGCCGCCGGGTGGATGCGCCATTCATCTCGGAAAGCACGGGTTCGGTACAAGGTGCGGATTCGCGAACACAGTGTTCCGAAATGCGGAACCCACTTCAGATTTCCCGGTCGAACTTCTCGAAGAGGAAGTTCACCAGGGCGCGCACGCGGGCAATGCCCGCCCGCGCGGGTGGCATGAAGATCTGAAGGTCCCCGCCCTCATGCGGGAAGTCAGGCAGAACGGCTTCGAGTGCGCCTGACTCGAGCGCATCTTCCACCATGAAGAGCGGGACCAGCACGACCCCCAATCCCGCACGCGCGGCGGCCAGCAGCATCTGCCCATTGTCCGTGCGGAATCGCGAACGCATGCGGACATTTTCCCAGCCATTCGGTCCGTGAAAACGCCAGCGGCCTGTATCGAGGGCGTAAAGGATGGTGTCGTGCGTCGCCAGGTCACCAGGTTTGGCGGGACGCCCCCGAGCGCGGAGATAGGCCGGGCTTGCCACCACCGCCCAGCGGACCTTGGCGAGCTTTCGGGTGACGAGGATCGAATCCGGAACCGCGCCAGGCCAGATGGCGAGATCATAGGCTTCCGCGATCATATCCACCTGACGATCCGTGAACCGGACGTCCAGTTGGATACGCGGATGGCGCAGCGCGAACTCCGCCAGCAAGGGTGCGAGACGAAACTCGCCGAACGCAACCGGCACCTGAATGCGCAACTGGCCAGAGATTTGGGTCGTCGATTGGGTGACCACCTCCTGAGCGGATTCCAGCTCAGACAGGCCGGCTGCGGCGCGCACATGGTACTCGCGGCCGATATCGGTGAGCGTCGCGCCCCTCGGCGTGCGCGTCAGCAAGGCGGCCCCGAGGACCGTTTCCAGGCGACTGACGCGACGGCTGACAATTGATTTCGCGATGCCCAGACGTGCGGCTGCATTCGCGATGCTGCCCGTCTCCACGACCCGGATGAACGCGATGACATCGAGCAAGTCAATCGGTGGGGGTTCCTGCATCAGCAACTCCAGGTTCCAAAGGTGGTGGCTACTGCAACCCTAGGGGATCGGTATCTTCCGTGGAAGTGGCGCGAAACACAGTCGCCGCTCGAAACAAAACCCTCGTGGAGCCCCTCGATGGAACCGACGGAAAACACCGAAGCAACGGCTGTCCACCGTGATGCCGGAACGCATCGCATGACGACGAGAGCCCGCGCCGCGGTCGTCGAGCGGAAGGACGGTCCTTTCGTGATCCAGGACGTGGTACTCGAAGCGCCGCGGCCGGACGAAGTCCTCGTCCGCATGGTCGCGACCGGCATCTGCGCCACGGATGCGCATGTGCGCCAGCAGTTGATGCCGGCACCCTTGCCCGCGATCCTGGGACATGAGGGCGCCGGGATCGTCGAACGTGTCGGGGCTTCGGTCACGCATTTGAAGCCGGGCGACCCTGTCGTGCTGTCCTATCATTCATGCGGACAGTGCAAGCCGTGCCTGTCGTCCCATGCCGCCTATTGCGAGCATCTGTGGGCGGCCAATTTCGCCGGGGCAAGGCTCGACGGGAGCATCGGGGTCGAGCGGGACGGCGCGACCGACCTGCACGCCCACTTCTTCGGCCAGTCGTCGTTCGCGACCCATGCCCTCGCCCACCAGCGCAATGCCATCAAGGTTGCGCGCGACGTGCCGCTGGACATCCTCGGCCCGCTCGGCTGCGGCTTTCAGACCGGGGCCGGCGCGATCCTAAAGGCCATGAAGGTGCCGGTCGGTGCGACCGTCGCGGTCTTCGGCGTCGGCGCGGTCGGACTTGCCGCGATCATGGCGGCCAAGGTCGCGGATGCGGCGACGGTGATCGCGATCGACGTGAACGCTGAACGTCTCGAGCTCGCGCGAGCGCTTGGCGCGACGCATGTCGTGAACCCTCGCGAAGCAGGCGATGTCGCCGCCGCGATCCGGCGGATCGAACCGCGCGGTCTCGAGTTCGTCCTCGATACCAGCGGCCGCAAGGAGAACCTCGACGCCGGAGTCGGCGCGCTCGCGCCCATGGGCCATTTCGGCTTCGTCGCGTTCAACGCGCATTCGGGCGCGGTGGTCGATGCCTCGCGGCTGACGGTCGGCCAGACGCTCCAGGGCATCATCCAGGGTGACGCCGTCTCCGCGCTCATGCTCCCCGAGCTGATCGGCCTGTACCGCAGCGGCCGCTTCCCGTTCGACCGGCTGATCACCTTCTACGACTTCACCGACATCAACCGGGCGTTCGACGACGTCGCGGCGGGGCGCGTCATCAAAGCGGTCCTCCGGATCGGCTCCGAACCCGGCTGAACGCCCTCGGCCCACCCTCCCCTCACACGCCAACGAAAAGGACGCAGACCATGTGCGACAACCATCAGAAGCCCATCACGGCCACCGATACGCCGGCCTTCTTCGCGATCGACAACTACGGCTTTCCCGAGGCGGGCGAACACCCGGCCGACCCTCCGAACTACTACCCGCCCTACTTCACGAGCGAGCGGTTCAAGAAGCTGGGCTACCACGTCGAGGAGCTTCGCGGCGGATTCTACTGGGTGACGAGCGGCGGCTATGACGCGGCGTTCGTCGTGACGGAGGACGGTGTGATCGCGATCGACGCGCCGCCGACCCTCGGCGAGAACATGCTGGCCGCGATCGAGGATGTCACGGACAAGCCTGTCACGCATGTGATCTACAGCCACTGGCACTCCGACCACATCGGTGCCGCATCGGTGTTCGGGCCGGGGGTCCAGATCGTCGCGCACGCGATCACGAAGGAGCTGCTGGAACGCTTCCCCGATCCCAACCGGCCTGTCCCGACGCTGACCTTCGACACGGACTACACGCTGACAGTCGGCGGGGTGACGCTGGAGCTGTCCTACAAGGGCGAGAACCACTGCCCGGGCAACATCTTCATCTATGCCCCCGCGCAGAAGGTGCTGACCGTCATCGACATCATCAGCCCCGGCAGCGCCACCTTCATGCACTGCGATGCGTCGCAGAACATCACCGGGTGGTATCAGGCGCAGGAGCAGTTGTTGAAGTTCGACTTCGACTTCCTCGTCGCCGGACATCACATGCGTTATGGCACGCCGGAAACGGTCAAGGCGTCGATCGAGTACTTCGCCGACGTCCTGGATGGCGCGCAAGCGGCGGTTGATCGGTTCTCCCGATCGGATGCGCTCATCGGAATCCTGGACGGCGCCGGCTGGGACAAGGTGTTTGTCGGTACCGAGAACTGGATCAACTCGATGGCGAACTACGCCACCCGCTATGTGCTGGAGAAGCGCACCAGCAATGGACAGCTCTGGTCGGAGCGGCTCGCCGGCGTGACCACGCAGACCAAGTACCATGCGTACACAGTGCTGGAATCGATCCGCCTGGAACGACCGCGCCCCAATTATCGCCTGCGCGGCGAGAACCCTCCGCCGTTCCTCACCTGACCCACAATCCGCGTCGCCACCGACAGAGCGGGGCCCCTGCCTTGGGGCACCGCTCGGCCCCCCGGCTACAGCAGCGACATCCCCTTCCGTTTCTCGATCAAGAAGTCGCGCAGGGCGCTGACCTTCGATGGCATCTGCTCTCGCGAGGGGGAATACAAATAGAAGCCCTCGTGGTGGTATGACCAGTTCCGCAGGACACGGACCAGCCGACCGTCGGCCAGATATTCCTGAACGGCGATGTCGAGGTGCTGGATCAGCCCGATCCCCTGGACCGCCGCGCGCATCATGTTCTGGTCGTCGCTGGTAATGAGATTGCCGGCCACTGACTGGGTGAAGTGCCGCCCCTTCTTGCCGGGTGCATTGAAATCCCATTCACGGAGCGCACCGCTGCGCGAGCGTCGATAGTTGATGCAGTTGTGCTGCTCGAGGTTATCGGGCGTCGCCGGCACGCCGTGTCGTTCGAGATAGGCGGGAGAACCCACCACCACCATCGCCAAGGCGGGACTGATCGGTACCGCGACGACGTGGTCCGCGAGGCTTTTCCCCAGGCGGATGCCGACGTCGCTCCCATTGGCGATGATGTTCGACAAGGTGTCGTCCATGATCAGCTCGAGGCTGACCTTCGGGTAGCGCAGGTAGAACTCTGCCAGGTGAGGCTCAATCAGCGCCTTGGCCGCCAGGCGCGATGTATTGACCCGGAGCATGCCGGATGGCGCGCGACCCGAGTCGGCGAGGTTCTGGACCGTATCCGCGATCTGGCTCAGCGTGGGCTGCAAGGTGTCCAAGAGCCGCTGTCCGGCTTCGGTCAGGGACATGTCGCGCGTGGTGCGGTAGAGCAGACGCACACCCAGTTGACGCTCCAAGGCCTTGAGGTTCTGCGAGAGCGCGGCCCGCGTCACCCCCACCTCTTCCGCCGCGCGCGTGAAGCTGCGGTGGTGGGCGATGCGCGCGAACCAGGCCAGTGACGGGAGCAGCGAAGGATTCATGCGTTCGATTGTAAATGGATGCTTACCAGTCATGTATAAATTGGGGGCCTGTCCATACGCAATCCGAAAGGTATCTTGCTGCTTGTGAGTACGTGTTGGGAGAACACGCCATGCGCATGCGCAAGCTTGGAAACAGCGGACTGTTCGTGTCGGAGCTGTGCTTCGGCGCAATGACCTTCGGAGGAAGCGACGGCCTGTGGGGCCAGGTCGGCAAGCTCGATCAGGGCGAGGCCGACGCGCTCGTTGGCGCGGCCCTCGAGGCGGGCATCAATTTCTTCGACACGGCGAACGTCTACGCCCATGGCCGCAGCGAGACCCTGCTCGGCCAGTCGCTGCGCAATCTCGGTGTATCGAGAGACGACGTCGTCATCGCCACCAAGGTGGCGTCCGCCATGGGCGAAGGGCCGAACATGCGCGGCGCGGCGCGCGGTCACATCCTGAGCCAGAGCCGCGCGAGCCTCAAACGGCTCGGTCTCGACCATATCGACCTCTACCAAATCCACGCATTCGACCCGGCGACGCCCCTCGAGGAAACGATGGACGCGCTCGACACGCTCGTCCGCGCGGGTGACGTCCGCTATATCGGTCTGTCGAACTGGGCCGCCTGGCAGGTCATGAAGGCGCTTGGCATCGGCCGGGCAAAAGGGCTCGCGCCGATCATCTCGCTGCAGGCGTACTACACGCTGGTGGGCCGGGAGCTGGAGCGGGAGATCGTCCCGATGCTGACCTCCGAGCAGGTCGGATTGATGGTGTGGAGCCCGTTGGCGGGCGGCTACCTGACAGGGAAGTATTCCGGAGGCGATGGCGGCGCCAGCGGCAGGCTGACGGAGCTGGATTTCCCGCCGATCAACCGCCAGCG
This genomic window from Myxococcus hansupus contains:
- the glgB gene encoding 1,4-alpha-glucan branching protein GlgB encodes the protein MRKPADKAQVDAEVQRVVELRHPEPHSVLGIHPDGDGVVIRAFRPDAVALHVLPESGGRVAMTHRQGGVFEARINGKDQTFNYLLEVEYPGKRVFTLRDPYSFLPTLGEMDLYYAGEGRHERLWERMGAHLLHHNGVRGTSFAVWAPTAAGVSVVGDFNGWDGRLHSMRRMGSSGIWELFVPEVGEGTRYKFEIRPGQGGANVLKADPFAFRTEVPPATASVVHDLARYQWNDAAWLDQRAQRHDVHHQPWSVYEIHLGSWRRVVEDGDRPMTYRELAPALAEYIKFTGFTHVELLPVAEHPYGGSWGYQVGGYYAPTARFGHPDDLRFFIDHMHQEGIGVLVDWVPGHFPRDLHALGQFDGTSLYEHADPRKGAQPDWGTLVFNFGRNEVRNFLIANALFWIEEYHIDGLRVDAVASMLYLDYSRKQGEWIPNRWGGRENEEAIHFMRELNETVRRKHPGVVVIAEESTAWPKVSSPVEEGGLGFHFKWNMGWMHDTLSYFSKDPIYRQYHHNQLTFGLLYAFSEHFMLPLSHDEVVHGKGSLYGRMPGDPWQKRANLRALFAWMWAHPGKKLVFMGGEFGQPAEWNHDKSLDWHLTHEPGHRGILLLMADLNRIYRDMPALYDADSEPMGFQWLQPDAAADNVFAFVRRSRQPGRHVVCIANLSPAVRENYRVGFPLQGRYVELLNTDAEQYGGSNRGNMGQLQTEPTGWDGQPASATITLPPLSVLWFTPG
- a CDS encoding pirin family protein, which gives rise to MLQRTIDRVTRTPALGPGFDGERHKAALVVAPGDLPSTDPFFLMADDNITLEGPFGEAHPHAGLETVTFMLHGTMEDSGGRLEEGDVEWMTAGSGIVHAENARVSTGMRLLQLWLLLPEKQRNMAPRVQILRKGAMPVHVEPGVSATLFSGDLAGLTAPTMNAVPVTLIDDRLEAGAAFEPRFPATYNAFAVMLDGQVTAGNNAETLRVGDVGWTRPAGDEESSLRLQAGDVGARLLLYAGQPQNVSAVARGPFIAGSHEELAGYYAAYRQGKFPHAGAMRPVTLS
- a CDS encoding LysR family transcriptional regulator, which produces MQEPPPIDLLDVIAFIRVVETGSIANAAARLGIAKSIVSRRVSRLETVLGAALLTRTPRGATLTDIGREYHVRAAAGLSELESAQEVVTQSTTQISGQLRIQVPVAFGEFRLAPLLAEFALRHPRIQLDVRFTDRQVDMIAEAYDLAIWPGAVPDSILVTRKLAKVRWAVVASPAYLRARGRPAKPGDLATHDTILYALDTGRWRFHGPNGWENVRMRSRFRTDNGQMLLAAARAGLGVVLVPLFMVEDALESGALEAVLPDFPHEGGDLQIFMPPARAGIARVRALVNFLFEKFDREI
- a CDS encoding NAD(P)-dependent alcohol dehydrogenase translates to MEPTENTEATAVHRDAGTHRMTTRARAAVVERKDGPFVIQDVVLEAPRPDEVLVRMVATGICATDAHVRQQLMPAPLPAILGHEGAGIVERVGASVTHLKPGDPVVLSYHSCGQCKPCLSSHAAYCEHLWAANFAGARLDGSIGVERDGATDLHAHFFGQSSFATHALAHQRNAIKVARDVPLDILGPLGCGFQTGAGAILKAMKVPVGATVAVFGVGAVGLAAIMAAKVADAATVIAIDVNAERLELARALGATHVVNPREAGDVAAAIRRIEPRGLEFVLDTSGRKENLDAGVGALAPMGHFGFVAFNAHSGAVVDASRLTVGQTLQGIIQGDAVSALMLPELIGLYRSGRFPFDRLITFYDFTDINRAFDDVAAGRVIKAVLRIGSEPG
- a CDS encoding MBL fold metallo-hydrolase, with the protein product MCDNHQKPITATDTPAFFAIDNYGFPEAGEHPADPPNYYPPYFTSERFKKLGYHVEELRGGFYWVTSGGYDAAFVVTEDGVIAIDAPPTLGENMLAAIEDVTDKPVTHVIYSHWHSDHIGAASVFGPGVQIVAHAITKELLERFPDPNRPVPTLTFDTDYTLTVGGVTLELSYKGENHCPGNIFIYAPAQKVLTVIDIISPGSATFMHCDASQNITGWYQAQEQLLKFDFDFLVAGHHMRYGTPETVKASIEYFADVLDGAQAAVDRFSRSDALIGILDGAGWDKVFVGTENWINSMANYATRYVLEKRTSNGQLWSERLAGVTTQTKYHAYTVLESIRLERPRPNYRLRGENPPPFLT
- a CDS encoding LysR family transcriptional regulator yields the protein MNPSLLPSLAWFARIAHHRSFTRAAEEVGVTRAALSQNLKALERQLGVRLLYRTTRDMSLTEAGQRLLDTLQPTLSQIADTVQNLADSGRAPSGMLRVNTSRLAAKALIEPHLAEFYLRYPKVSLELIMDDTLSNIIANGSDVGIRLGKSLADHVVAVPISPALAMVVVGSPAYLERHGVPATPDNLEQHNCINYRRSRSGALREWDFNAPGKKGRHFTQSVAGNLITSDDQNMMRAAVQGIGLIQHLDIAVQEYLADGRLVRVLRNWSYHHEGFYLYSPSREQMPSKVSALRDFLIEKRKGMSLL
- a CDS encoding aldo/keto reductase, with product MRMRKLGNSGLFVSELCFGAMTFGGSDGLWGQVGKLDQGEADALVGAALEAGINFFDTANVYAHGRSETLLGQSLRNLGVSRDDVVIATKVASAMGEGPNMRGAARGHILSQSRASLKRLGLDHIDLYQIHAFDPATPLEETMDALDTLVRAGDVRYIGLSNWAAWQVMKALGIGRAKGLAPIISLQAYYTLVGRELEREIVPMLTSEQVGLMVWSPLAGGYLTGKYSGGDGGASGRLTELDFPPINRQRGEPLLAVLSAVARKHDSTPGQIAIAWLLHQPAVTTVILGAKRVEQLVENMQATRIRLDEADLSELDAVSKLPLEYPGWLLDRSGDRNS